Proteins from one Cyclopterus lumpus isolate fCycLum1 chromosome 11, fCycLum1.pri, whole genome shotgun sequence genomic window:
- the sh3bp5a gene encoding SH3 domain-binding protein 5 has protein sequence MDPLQNGNNCEEDSQCAEEQEEEEEEEEEEDVDPRIQGELEKLNQSTDDINRWESELEDSRQRFRAVLVEATVKLDEQVKRIGRAVDESKPYWEARKIARQAQVEAQKATQEFQRAVEILRAAKETIALAEERLLEEDSRQFDSAWQEMLNHATKRVMEAEQTRTRSEAEHRKTSADYNSCIGHMRQLEKKHKRSINKSRPYFELKAKYYLQLEQLKRRVDERQAKLVVAKADYRAALRNLEGISEEIHAQRRSLAMGARERGVGAEGDGPDEDIADFTMESDGLSMVSVSIDEEGGRSSSSEEETNTHPTSSPRAMPSSSSSSPSSSSSSQPSTSTSTPLDVPCPQPSSSSTSSSSSLCTPCSCLSSSPSELSSSGPGGEELASPCGPHDPDSAWGSRHASPLLGPRSQCSGASSPDCDQERGDRAEGAEAALQAGLNKLTLTVAQKQEGDPGDERDLHVVDPEASTTAQLLHSVS, from the exons ATGGATCCTTTACAAAATGGGAATAATTGTGAGGAGGACTCGCAGTGTGccgaagaacaagaagaagaagaagaagaggaggaggaagaagatgtgGATCCAAGAATCCAG GGAGAACTGGAGAAGTTGAACCAGTCCACCGATGACATCAACCGCTGGGAGAGCGAGCTGGAG gacagCCGTCAGCGCTTTCGCGCGGTGCTGGTGGAGGCCACAGTGAAGCTGGACGAGCAGGTGAAGAGGATCGGACGAGCTGTGGACGAGTCCAAACCGTACTGGGAAGCCCGCAAAATAGcaagacag GCCCAGGTCGAAGCCCAAAAGGCCACTCAGGAGTTCCAGCGGGCGGTTGAGATCCTGCGGGCCGCCAAGGAGACCATCGCCCTGGCCGAGGagaggctgctggaggaggacagCCGGCAGTTCGACTCCGCCTGGCAGGAGATGCTCAACCACGCCACGAAGAGG gtGATGGAGGCCGAGCAGACGAGAACGCGCAGCGAGGCCGAACACAGGAAAACGTCGGCCGATTACAACTCCTGCATCGGCCACATGAGGCAGTTGGAGAAGAAGCACAAGCGCTCCATCAACAAATCCAG GCCGTATTTTGAACTGAAAGCCAAGTATTATCTGCAGCTTGAG CAACTCAAGCGCCGTGTGGATGAGCGTCAGGCCAAACTCGTGGTCGCTAAGGCCGACTACCGCGCAGCGTTACGCAACCTGGAGGGCATCTCCGAAGAGATCCACGCCCAGCGGCGCTCCCTCGCCATGGGCGCCAGGGAGCGGGGTGTCGGGGCGGAGGGCGATGGGCCCGACGAGGACATCGCCGACTTCACCATGGAGTCAGACGGTCTGTCGA tggtgtccGTATCAATCGATGAAGAGGGCGGTCGCAGTAGCAGctcagaggaggagaccaacaCTCACCCCACCTCCTCCCCGCGAGCCAtgccctcctcttcatcatcatccccctcctcctcctcctcctcccaaccTTCCACCTCTACCTCCACCCCCTTGGACGTGCCCTGCCctcagccctcctcctcctccacctcctcctcctcctcgctctgcACCCCCTGCTCGtgcctctcctcctcgccctccgaACTCTCTTCCTCCGGTCCTGGTGGGGAGGAGTTAGCGAGCCCCTGCGGCCCTCATGACCCCGACTCGGCGTGGGGTTCTCGGCATGCCTCGCCTCTCCTGGGCCCTCGCAGCCAGTGCAGCGGAGCTTCTTCTCCAGACTGCGACCaggagagag GTGACAGAGCAGAGGGAGCGGAGGCAGCGCTACAAGCCGGTTTGAACAAATTAACCTTGACTGTAGCTCAAAAACAAGAAGGGGACCCCGGGGATGAACGAGACCTCCATGTCGTGGACCCCGAAGCATCCACGACCGCTCAGCTCCTCCACAGCGTCTCATAA
- the LOC117739031 gene encoding digestive cysteine proteinase 1-like — MRWFTAAALLWAATASEGKAFLSPPTFGNSYHIKGLISLPYAEIKEPFEAWFDLAAESSRIDYYHGQVSTYQLGAEQPWGMSYIITPETTEQQQNVIKCFQANGTKEEAVSAQAALPAVQGFQFLRMEYFGGSLCEVWQNVTTVGYKKNTYTLWVTRSERGGEDEQATPLHYEMLGYNTLLGSHYDKYLVDYKEFSVRVDPKVFSLPEGMSCGGFPGPGVEHHMLANPMKDLIHTSASGQSQRMFNHFKDKFHRRYDEREHEKRENAFVHNLRYVHSKNRAGLPFALALNSLSDRTMSELTTMRGRKRGKTPNGGLPFLLKNYEKVTVPESLDWRIYGAVTPVKDQAICGSCWSFATTGTVEGALFLKTDSLQVLSQQMLIDCSWGFGNNGCDGGEEWRGYEWIMKHGGIATSETYGAYMGMNGFCHINSSQLTAQIQSYTNVTSGDAEALKLALLKNGPVAVSIDARHRSFVFYSHGVYYEPACGNTIDDLDHAVLAVGYGTLNGEPYWLVKNSWSTYWGNDGYILMSMKENNCGVTTDATYVTLA, encoded by the exons ATGCGTTGGTTCACCGCAGCGGCTCTCCTGTGGGCCGCCACAG CTAGCGAGGGAAAAGCTTTCCTTTCCCCTCCAACGTTTGGGAACAGCTATCACATCAAAG GACTGATCTCGCTGCCCTATGCGGAGATCAAGGAGCCGTTTGAGGCCTGGTTCGACCTAGCGGCAGAGTCCAGCAGGATAGACTACTACCATG GCCAGGTGTCGACCTACCAGCTGGGGGCGGAGCAGCCGTGGGGCATGTCCTATATAATCACTCCTGAGACcacggagcagcagcagaatgtGATTAAGTGTTTCCAGGCCAACGGGACGAAGGAGGAGGCGGTCTCTGCGCAGGCGGCGCTGCCCGCCGTTCAAGGCTTCCAG TTCCTGAGGATGGAGTACTTTGGAGGTTCCCTGTGTGAAGTTTGGCAGAACGTGACCACCGTGGGCTACAAGAAGAACACCTACACGCTGTGGGTGACCCGGTCAGAGAGGGGCGGCGAGGACGAGCAGGCCACGCCCCTCCATTACGAGATGCTGGGCTACAACACGCTGCTGGGCTCTCATTATGACAAATACTTGGTGGACTACAAAGAGTTCAGCGTTCGCGTGGACCCCAAAGTCTTCTCGCTGCCTGAAG GGATGAGCTGCGGTGGGTTTCCCGGTCCAGGAGTGGAGCACCACATGTTGGCCAATCCCATGAAGGATCTCATCCACACGTCGGCGTCGGGCCAATCGCAGCGCATGTTCAACCATTTCAAGGACAAGTTTCACCGCCGGTACGACGAAAGGGAACACGAGAAAAGGGAAAACGCTTTTGTTCATAACCTCCG GTATGTCCACTCCAAGAACAGAGCAGGGCTGCCCTTCGCTCTGGCTCTGAACTCTCTGTCGGACCGAACCATGTCGGAGCTGACCACCATGAGGGGAAGGAAGCGAGGAAAGACCCCAAACGGAGGGCTCCCTTTCCTCTTAAAGAATTACGAGAAGGTGACGGTGCCCGAGTCGCTCGACTGGAGGATTTACG GCGCCGTGACTCCAGTGAAGGACCAGGCCATCTGCGGCTCCTGCTGGAGCTTTGCCACCACTGGAACAGTAGAGGGCGCTCTCTTCCTAAAA ACCGACTCCCTGCAGGTTCTGTCTCAGCAGATGCTTATCGACTGCTCCTGGGGTTTCGGCAATAACGGCTGTGATGGAGGGGAGGAGTGGCGAGGATACGAGTGGATCATGAAACACGGAGGCATCGCCACATCGGAAACCTACGGAGCCTACATGGGAATG AATGGATTTTGCCACATTAACTCGTCCCAGCTCACCGCACAAATCCAGAGCTACACCAACGTGACCTCGGGAGATGCCGAGGCCCTTAAGCTGGCGCTCCTTAAAAACGGGCCGGTGGCTGTCAGCATCGACGCCAGACATCGGTCGTTCGTGTTCTACAGCCACGGTGTCTACTATGAGCCGGCTTGCG GTAACACCATTGACGATTTGGATCATGCCGTGCTCGCGGTGGGATACGGCACACTGAATGGGGAGCCGTACTGGTTGGTGAAGAACTCGTGGTCCACCTACTGGGGCAACGACGGCTACATCCTGATGTCCATGAAGGAGAACAACTGTGGCGTCACCACTGATGCGACGTACGTCACACTGGCATAG